One window of Biomphalaria glabrata chromosome 6, xgBioGlab47.1, whole genome shotgun sequence genomic DNA carries:
- the LOC129926756 gene encoding uncharacterized protein LOC129926756, translated as MSTYDKILELAREMELKGEKKREFIERELDELKKKEREVAERDERAAERAHQKEMKEIERKVELAKLEAAKVNPNILQPLTQQAKPYVSKFHKFNEKNETLENYIVQFEHIASTYDMSPRDMAKHLLANLAGEPLNIIATLTPEQKTDYKAVKNRLLEHFGKSEDHYRKLFRDIRLQKNGDYNRIIFEIKQNILKWLELSNCDMMRPDQIIDMFLIDSVLLNVTDNIFTFLKEKKIKNETELITNLNLFKDSHPNHTIDRRDHQIAATINTDSSKFKYSSNNKTCFNCGIKGHIKSHCRSINRSTFQYQSGTYRDNKYDNRRNSRATQSYSPNDKRRQYNTNNDNYNFQNYQRRQQ; from the coding sequence ATGTCTACCTATGATAAAATCTTGGAGTTGGCCAGAGAAATGGAATTGAAgggtgaaaagaaaagagaatttaTCGAAAGAGAATTGGAtgaattaaagaagaaagaacGTGAAGTAGCGGAACGAGATGAACGAGCGGCAGAAAGAGCGcatcagaaagaaatgaaagaaatagagagaaaagttGAGTTAGCTAAACTGGAAGCTGCAAAAGTGAATCCGAACATATTACAACCACTGACACAGCAAGCCAAACCATACGTCTCGAAGTTCCATAAGTTCAATGAGAAAAACGAAACTCTTGAAAACTACATTGTGCAATTTGAGCACATAGCCTCAACGTATGACATGTCTCCTAGAGATATGGCCAAGCACCTACTCGCCAATCTTGCAGGTGAACCGCTGAACATAATAGCCACCCTGACACCTGAACAAAAGACTGACTACAAGGCTGTGAAAAACAGACTCCTCGAACACTTTGGCAAATCCGAGGACCACTACAGAAAACTCTTTCGAGACATCAGATTGCAAAAGAACGGTGATTACAAcagaattatttttgaaattaagcaAAATATCTTAAAGTGGCTTGAACTCTCCAACTGTGATATGATGAGACCAGACCAAATCATTGATATGTTCTTAATTGACAGTGTACTATTGAATGTTACAGACAACATTTTCACTTTcctgaaagagaagaaaattaaaaacgaaaCAGAACTCATAACTAACCTGAATTTATTCAAAGACAGCCATCCCAATCACACCATCGACAGAAGAGACCATCAAATAGCTGCCACCATTAACACTGATTCAAGTAAATTCAAATACAGCAGCAACAATAAAACCTGCTTTAACTGCGGCATAAAGGGTCACATAAAGAGCCATTGTAGATCAATCAACAGAAGCACTTTCCAGTATCAAAGTGGCACATATCGAGACAATAAATATGACAACAGAAGAAACAGCAGAGCAACCCAAAGTTACAGCCCTAATGATAAAAGAAGGCAATACAACACCAACAACGATAATTACAACTTCCAAAACTATCAAAGAAGACAGCAATAA